The following proteins are encoded in a genomic region of Dialister hominis:
- a CDS encoding MmgE/PrpD family protein: MKGGIMDPITQELTSLILKTDVTRRPDLAEAGRRAFADYLASALAGSREEAVRRTAAFLATRKGERDILGFDVRTTPENAAFFNGFASHYLDFDDAEANLMGHFSTVIFSALLAIADPSDTFEDFLAGYTAGAETEGLLGKLVNPAHKKRGYHPTATIGPIGAAAAIARFRRLPLKEASELLSLGATESAGLGLEAGTDTKPLHSGFAARNAVFSYFLIRDCALTSSTSAFNNDDGWAAVTAGKTIAEGALSKRWLSPGELISPGLWMKKHQYCSAAIPGAAALKSLWKKGVTLDVISKVIFHFPPGKSYSLHYHAPKTGQQGRFSMEYVAWQILTKGDVDDDLFRLAKTPAAFIRALPKFGIKEDLPPAGQEVRRIIVTADTKDGRHFTEEILKPDGSPDHPFTKGDLTKKLAAASDEAYAEEMITLLSGRPSMKELLSLLSEAPRHV, from the coding sequence ATGAAAGGAGGAATCATGGATCCCATCACGCAGGAACTGACAAGCCTCATCCTAAAGACAGACGTCACAAGACGCCCCGATCTGGCTGAGGCTGGAAGAAGAGCCTTCGCCGACTACCTCGCATCCGCTCTGGCAGGAAGCAGGGAAGAAGCCGTCAGAAGGACAGCCGCTTTCCTTGCCACACGCAAAGGCGAGAGGGACATTCTTGGCTTTGATGTAAGGACGACGCCGGAAAACGCTGCCTTCTTCAATGGCTTTGCATCCCACTACCTGGACTTTGACGACGCAGAAGCGAACCTCATGGGCCACTTCAGCACCGTCATCTTCTCCGCTCTCCTTGCGATTGCGGATCCCTCCGATACCTTCGAAGATTTCCTTGCAGGATACACAGCCGGAGCCGAAACCGAGGGACTCCTCGGGAAACTCGTGAATCCGGCCCACAAAAAACGCGGCTACCATCCGACAGCCACGATCGGCCCCATCGGAGCCGCCGCTGCCATTGCCCGTTTCCGCCGCCTTCCCTTGAAAGAAGCGAGCGAACTCCTTTCCCTGGGCGCAACGGAATCCGCGGGCCTCGGCCTTGAGGCAGGGACAGACACCAAGCCCCTCCACTCCGGATTTGCCGCCAGAAACGCCGTCTTCTCCTACTTCCTCATCCGCGACTGCGCTCTCACATCGAGCACGAGCGCCTTCAACAACGACGACGGATGGGCCGCCGTCACGGCAGGAAAGACGATCGCAGAAGGCGCCCTTTCCAAGCGCTGGCTTTCCCCCGGCGAGCTCATTTCACCGGGCCTCTGGATGAAGAAGCACCAGTACTGCTCCGCCGCCATCCCCGGCGCCGCCGCACTGAAGTCACTCTGGAAGAAAGGCGTCACGCTGGATGTCATCTCTAAAGTGATCTTCCATTTCCCGCCCGGCAAAAGCTACTCGCTCCACTACCATGCGCCGAAGACCGGCCAGCAGGGCCGCTTCTCGATGGAATATGTCGCCTGGCAGATCCTCACGAAGGGAGACGTCGACGACGACCTCTTCCGCCTGGCAAAGACGCCGGCCGCTTTCATTAGAGCCCTTCCGAAGTTCGGCATCAAGGAAGACCTTCCCCCTGCCGGACAGGAAGTCCGCCGCATCATCGTCACAGCCGATACGAAGGACGGCAGGCATTTCACAGAAGAAATCCTGAAACCGGACGGCTCGCCCGATCACCCCTTCACCAAAGGCGACCTCACGAAGAAACTCGCCGCCGCTTCCGATGAAGCGTACGCAGAAGAAATGATCACGCTTCTCTCCGGAAGGCCTTCCATGAAAGAGCTTCTCTCGCTTCTCTCCGAAGCGCCCCGCCATGTATAA
- a CDS encoding GNAT family N-acetyltransferase — protein sequence MYRLLNVNDGHEYAALVHDAYQADGELGIDFAAVTLPEEKLIRGLILNPTYGLFIEGRLVSAITLRMPWVKEPGPYGVPHLGWVSTRPEEKHKGYARKLFFLLEEQVLKEELRTPAVTLGTAAEHPWLVKMYESWGFETVETKTLPGNSHQTVYMKKSYL from the coding sequence TTGTACCGCTTACTGAATGTCAATGACGGCCATGAATACGCCGCCCTCGTCCATGATGCCTATCAGGCAGACGGGGAGCTCGGCATCGACTTCGCCGCCGTCACGCTCCCGGAAGAAAAACTCATCCGCGGGCTCATCCTGAATCCTACCTACGGCCTCTTTATCGAAGGCCGCCTCGTCAGCGCCATCACACTGCGCATGCCATGGGTAAAGGAACCGGGCCCCTACGGCGTGCCCCACCTTGGATGGGTCTCCACAAGACCGGAAGAGAAGCACAAGGGATACGCAAGGAAACTCTTCTTCCTCCTGGAAGAACAAGTCCTCAAAGAGGAACTCCGCACCCCCGCCGTCACCCTCGGCACAGCCGCTGAGCATCCCTGGCTCGTCAAAATGTATGAATCCTGGGGATTTGAAACCGTCGAGACAAAGACGCTCCCCGGCAACAGCCACCAAACCGTTTACATGAAAAAATCGTATCTCTGA
- a CDS encoding glutathione S-transferase family protein, translating into MADFEKIKDFIIDPSIREARAHVEVKRAMNPCPIDFSQFQSTNPRSNGIDKEYGEGEDASNFNIARKKYDDDEEPQFTASFGSGKGQLPVEPGRYRLIWSRHCPWANRIAIAIDLLGLDKVISKGVVDPLRPAGVVGGWYFTLDKDDVDPVLKIHSLMEAYKKGNPDYDQRATVPALVDVTTGAVVNNDYHDLDIQLYEGWQEYIDKDAPDIYPEELRYDIDALNDVIYADVNLAVNLAALAGTQEEYEYYYDLVFDRLDWLEERLSTRRYLMGDTITSPDIRLFVTLTRFDLVFYQKYLLNKKRLVDYPNLWNYAKDLFSNPAFGGNTDFNSMRLRFYYVDHTPFADMPRLMPKGPDDSRWLEPNDRAEKFSKK; encoded by the coding sequence ATGGCCGATTTCGAAAAAATCAAAGACTTTATCATTGACCCGAGCATCCGCGAAGCACGTGCGCACGTAGAAGTGAAACGCGCAATGAACCCCTGCCCGATCGACTTTTCCCAGTTCCAGTCTACCAACCCGCGCTCCAACGGCATCGACAAGGAGTACGGCGAAGGAGAGGACGCTTCGAACTTCAACATAGCAAGAAAGAAATACGACGACGATGAAGAACCGCAGTTCACTGCCTCCTTTGGCAGCGGCAAGGGCCAGCTCCCTGTAGAGCCGGGCCGTTACCGCCTCATCTGGTCCCGCCACTGCCCATGGGCAAACCGCATCGCGATTGCAATCGACCTCCTGGGCCTGGACAAAGTCATTTCCAAAGGCGTCGTCGATCCGCTTCGCCCGGCAGGTGTCGTAGGCGGCTGGTACTTCACACTCGACAAGGATGATGTGGACCCCGTCCTCAAGATCCATTCCCTCATGGAAGCATACAAGAAGGGAAATCCGGACTACGACCAGCGCGCGACCGTCCCGGCTCTCGTCGACGTCACGACCGGCGCTGTCGTCAACAACGACTACCACGACCTTGACATCCAGCTCTATGAAGGCTGGCAGGAATACATCGACAAGGACGCTCCGGATATTTATCCCGAAGAACTCCGCTACGACATCGATGCACTGAACGACGTCATCTATGCCGACGTAAATCTGGCCGTGAATCTGGCGGCTCTGGCAGGGACGCAGGAAGAATACGAATACTACTATGATCTCGTATTCGACCGTCTGGACTGGCTGGAAGAAAGACTTTCCACCCGCCGGTACCTCATGGGCGATACCATCACCTCTCCGGACATCCGCCTCTTCGTCACGCTGACCCGCTTCGACCTCGTCTTCTATCAGAAATATCTTCTGAACAAGAAACGCCTCGTCGATTACCCGAACCTCTGGAACTACGCGAAAGACCTCTTCAGCAACCCGGCCTTCGGAGGGAACACGGACTTCAACTCCATGCGTCTTCGCTTCTACTACGTCGACCACACCCCGTTTGCAGATATGCCAAGACTCATGCCGAAAGGCCCGGATGACAGCCGCTGGCTGGAACCGAATGACAGAGCAGAGAAATTTTCCAAGAAATAA